Below is a genomic region from Timaviella obliquedivisa GSE-PSE-MK23-08B.
AGGCTGCTTACCGATTTAGAAAGTCATGAGCTTGCTGGGCTACGGCTTCCACTTCATCATGAGATAGGCTTTCTAGGGCTGTCCGAATTTCTGGGCGATCGAAGTGTCCTAAGGCTTGGGCGGTGCGGTGACGGACTTGCCAATCAGGGTCAGTGACTAAGGGTAGGAGCAGAGGGATGGCGCGATCGTCACCCAGTTCGCCTAAAGAGCCGATCGCAGCGGCTTTAACTAATTCTGTTCCAGAGTGAAGCGCAGTTTCTAGAAGCTCAAACGCTCTGGTGTCGCCCAGTTCTCCTAAGGCAGCAATAATACTGAACCTAACTAGCCACTCAGAACTACGGTGGTAAAGGTTTTGCAAGTCTTCAAAGGCAGCAGTTAGTTGCAATCCTCCTAGAGCATCTGCGGCAGCGGCTTGAACATCGGGTTCAGGGTCTTCGAGGAGGCAGCGCCGCAATATATCTAAAGCCAATGTGAGGTTCTGCTTGCCCAAGGTTGATACTTGGCTGACAGCAGCATAGCGAACTCGGACGTTTTTATCAGCGATCGCGGGTTGAATCATGGCGAATGCCAACTCTGGATCAAGCGTCCGCAGTTGATTAATCCCGCTTAATCGTTTGCCAAAATCTTCTGAACTTAACAACTCTTGAACGGCTTCGGGGGTTGTCATGGGTTGCTCTCTTAATATTTTTATTCGCTGTATGCTTTTTTAACCAGCTGCTTTTAGCCAGTCGCTTTTTATAGGGGTGGCAGCTTTTATTGCTTAGCTGCCATGAATCGAATGATGTCGCCTCGGGTCAAAATCCCAATCACTTTGCCATTGGCATCAACAACGGGTAGACGATGTATTTTGTGCTCATGCATCATCTGAGCCGCATCTCGAACAGCGCGATCGGGCTTAATGGTCACAATGTCCTTCCCCGTCATGACTTCTCCCACAGTTTGCCCCAGCGCCTTATGGAGTTCGCGTTCGTGTTTGGCAGGGTTTTCCAAATAAATGACGCTATCGAGCAGCATAAAATAAGGTGCCTGGGTGACTCCTGTTTCTTGCCACATCAAATCAGTTTCGGAGATGACTCCGACTAACTTCCCAACGGCATTGATCACGGGTAGACCGCTAATACGTTTTTCAGCCAAAATTTTGATGGCTTCATTGAGCGGGGTTTCAGGACTAACCACGATAGGATCGGGTGTCATGATGTCGGCAACGGTTTGAGACATGAGGGTTACAGGGGAAAACGATCGGGTATCTGAGTATGAAGTGAGGCTGAGATCTAGGGATCAGTCTCTATTTCTATATTTTAGAGAATGTGGGCACTAAAAAGTTTTGCGTTTTGTTCAGTTGAATGAGGTGATCCACCGTTGTTTGTTTCGTCCTACGCTTTCTTTCGGGCGCATGGGTAGGAAGCGTGTTGAGGGGCGCACAAAAAAACCTAGACTTTCAGCTACAATCGTTAGCGTCTCAAATCCATCATCACAAGAGAAACCGATGAGTAATCTTCTCCGTAATATTTTGGCGGGTGCAGGTATCGCTACCGTTGGGGCGATCGGCACCAAAGTTGCTGTCGATTATTTTAAGAACAAAGGTGAAGAAGCTACACCCGATGAGGCTCAGGGTGATCAAGCCCCCGCTTCTGCTGAAGAAGTTAGCTATGCCAAGGTAGAAGATGCTTCTCTACAGAAATTCCTAGATGTGAGCTTTGGCGATCCAGGGCGCTATGTTCCTGTGCGACCCGCTAAAGTATTTGACTATCAAAGCAAGCAGTACATGGTTGTCTGGGCTAAAGATACCGAAAAGAACAAAAACCAAATGATGGCGTTTACCTACACGCCTGAAGGTCGCAAAATGATTGCCAGTGTGGGATACACCAATCAAACCACTGACTACAACCTCAACTTGGCAGGGACTCCCTTTGCTGTGGAAGTGGGCAGTCAAAAATTGGCTTCAGGACAAGGCGAAACTGAAGGAACGGGCGATGTTGACTTTGTGTTAAGCACTTAGTGTTAAGCACTTAGTGTTAAGCGCTTAGTGTTAAGAACTTAAATTTGGCTTAGGTTTAATTTCAACTTAGGAGCCTCTAGGATCTCGGAGGCTCTTTTTCATCTTAACTACTGTTAGATTCCGACCAGTTCAAAAAAGCCATCATCTAGCTCATAGCCCAACATTTGGGTCATAAATTTAAGCTTAGTGCGGCTCGTAATATTGTGTTGTTGCATCCAGTTGGCTAAGACAAAGACTTTATGCATCATGAAAATTTCTAGCGCTTCGGGGTTGAACTGAATGCCCTCAGAGGGGCTGAACTGGTGGGGCACCAGCATGGCAACGTAGCGAGCTAGTTCTCCGCCTTCCCAGTCTAAAACGTAGGGAAGCCAGGGATATTGGGCATCCAGGCGAATGAACCAGAGACGAACTTCAGGGATCTCGGAGAGTTCGCGGGGATCGTTGGGTTCGCGGGGGAGAGCGATCGCAAAGCTAATCTTGGGGTCTTGGGTAGCACCGTCTGGCAGTAAGGGCTCGATAATGGCTTGGGCAGGGGCAAGATCGAGGTTTTCGAGGTGAGAAGCAGTGAGGGTGATGGTCGTTGGCATGGCGATGGAAATATCGTAGAAAGACGTTTGGTAGAATCTCTAGATAGGGGATTGCGATCGCCCCATCCGTTTCGCTACTATACTAGACTGTGTGAAAAATCAAGGGACATAGCGTAAGGTAAGGTTCATGGCGAAGAAGCGGACTCAGTTAGTTCTCAGTAAAGATGTTAGTAAGCTTGGCAATTCGGGTGACTTGGTAGAAGTGGCTCAAGGCTATGCTCGCAACTTCCTCATGCCTCAAGGGCTGGCAGTGCGGGTGACTCCAGGCATTTTGAAGCAGGTTGAGCGCAGACGCGAAATAGAGCGGGTTAGGCTTTTGGAACTTAAAAAAGTTGCTGAAGCTCAAAAGGCAACCCTCGAAAAATCAGGTCAGTTCTCAATTGAGAAGCAAGTGGGCGAAAATGACGCTATTTTTGGAACCGTGACGAATCAAGAAGTTTCGGATGTGATTAAAGCTGTCACAGGTCTAGAAATCGATCGCCGGGGCATTACAGTTCCCGAAATTCATAGCGTGGGGACTTATCGGATTGAGCTTAAGCTGCATCCTGAAATCAGCGCTACGATTGAGATTCAGGTGGTTTCTAACTAAACTTTCAGCCGAGGTTTCAACCTTGTTTTAGCACCCTGACCTCTTTCAGAAGTCGGGGTGTTTTAAGGTGAGGTATGATGCTGACCTAGCATTACGTTGTGTAACGGAGTAGGGAGAGACGCAGGAAGTAAGCAAGTTACAATACTCGGACTGCCGATCCTTCATTCTTTACTTTTTCACTCCAATGGTTCAAGAACTCAGCTTCCAGGGTTACAGCGATCGCATCCCGCCCCAAAACGTCGATGCCGAGGAAGCGATCCTGGGCGGCATTTTACTTGACCCAGAGGCGATCGGTCGAGTTACGGAGCTATTACGTCCTGAGGCGTTCTACACAAGCGCTCACCAAGAAATTTATAAGGCGGCGATCGCGCTTCAAGCTCAGGGTAGACCCACTGACCTGATGAGCATTACAAGCTGGCTGAGCGATCGGGGCATTCTTGACAAAATTGGTGGGCAGGGACGTTTGGCGCAATTGGTCGATCGCACCATTAGCGCTGTCAACATTGACCAATACGCCCAGCTTGTTACTGAAAAATACACTCGTCGTAAGCTGATTCAAGCCGGGACAGAAATTGTCCAGCTGGGCTACGACACAAATTCTTCCCTTGAGAAAGTTCTAGATCAATCGGAGCAAAAAGTATTTAGTCTGGCTCAAGATCGAGGAAATCGGGGGCTGGCTGCTACTGCCGATATTTTGACCTCCACTTTCTCGGATATTGAAAGTCGCTCGTTGGGATTGGTGCTGCCTGGAATTTCCTGCGGGTTTTATGATCTGGATGCGATGACTCAGGGATTTCAGCGATCGGACTTGATTATTGCAGCGGCGCGTCCGGCAATGGGAAAGACATCATTCGTTTTGAACATCGCTCGGAACATTGCCGCTTTCCACAAAATCCCGATCGCTGTTTTTAGTTTGGAAATGTCTAAAGAACAGTTAGTTTACCGCTTATTATCCAGTGAAGCACAGGTGGAAAGCGGACGGCTGCGCGCAGGCAGAATTAGCCAAACCGAGTGGGAGCCACTAGGTCATGCCATCAGCGTCTTATCTCAACTGCCTTTATTTATCGATGATACGCCCAACATTACCGTCTCAGAAATGCGCTCTAAGGCACGGCGATTGCAAGCCGAAAATGGCGGAGCGTTGGGGCTGATTATGATTGATTACTTGCAGTTGATGGAAGGCGGCGGCGATAACCGGGTGCAAGAATTGTCAAAAATTACGCGATCGCTGAAAGGGCTTGCCCGCGAATTAAACGTGCCTATCATTGCCCTCTCTCAGCTTAGCCGAGGCGTAGAATCTCGCACCAACAAGCGCCCCATGATGTCAGACCTGAGAGAAAGTGGCTCAATTGAGCAAGACGCAGACCTGATTATCATGCTGTATCGGGATGAATACTATAACGAAGATACGCCCGATCGCGGCATTGCCGAAGTGATTATTACGAAACATCGAAACGGTCCGGTTGGAACAGTCAAAGTTCTATTCGAGCCACAGTTTACGCGATTCCGCAACTTAGCCTCTCCTAACCGCCCCTAATTAAAACCTGAGCTTAAAACGGTTTGACGCGGTGCGCTGTGGGCACCGATAGAGCATCAGAAACATAGCAAACACCACCATACTTATCAAGAATTGGCTTAACGGCATCCACAATCAGCTGCATCTTTTCTTCAGGGCAGAACGAGATGATGTAAGAGTTGCCTAACATGGTCACGGGTAAATCATCATCGACGCTACCCCACTGGCTTTTACCAGCCACATCTCGAATAAGGGTATAGCCTGGAGCGCCTGCTTTTTCCATGCGCTCTAAAATGCGACTGGTTTCATGGGAACTGGCAATAATTTCGATTCGTTTAACAGGTTGCATAGTCTATCTCCAGAGCAAGTTGATACACGATAGGTATAATGGAATGCCGATAATAATATTGAACGGAAAAGTGATGGCAAGGGCACTCGTTACATAGAGGCTGGGGTTAGCCTCTGGAACTGTCATTCGCATTGCGGCTGGAACGGCAATGTAAGAAGCACTGGCACACAAAACTGCAAACAGCAGTGCATCGCCTTTGTTCATACCTAACATCATTGCTAACAATACTCCAACCACAGCATTAAGCAGTGGAATTAGAACAGCAAACGAAATTAAAAACGTACCTGATTTTCCTAAGTCTTTGATTCTTCTGGCTGCTACCAAGCCCATGTCGAGCAAGAAAAAGGTTAAGACTCCGTAAAAAATATCGTAGGCGAATGGTTTCAAGACTTCTTGACCATGCTCACCTGTTAATACGCCAATTACTAAACTGCCTACTAACAAAAACACTGAACTATTGAGAAACGCTTCTCGTAAAACCTCCGACCAAGACACCTCGCCTTTGTTACGATCGCTCAATAGATTAACCAAAATCAATCCGACAATAATCGCAGGCGATTCCATTAGCGCTAAGGCAGCAACCATGTAGCCATCGAACGGAATGTTGAGTCCGTCTAGAAAAGAACTAGCGGTGATGAAAGTGACTGCGCTAATGGAACCATAAGTTGAGGCGATCGCCGCTGCATTGTAGGTGTCAAATTTTATTTTGAGGATGAAGAAGGTATAGAGCGGTACCACGCAAGCCATCAGAATAGATGCCAAAATGGTTAAAAATACGGTTTGGCTGAGTCCGCTTTTGGCTAGCTCAACCCCTCCCTTGAAGCCAATGGCAAATAGCAAATAGAGGGAAAATAACTTGGGTAACGGCTGCGGAATTTCTAAATCTGATTTTACGGCTACCGCCAGCATTCCTAAAAAGAAAAATAAAATGGGCGGACTTAAAAAATTCGACAAAATCAGATTGATATCCATTCAAGCCTTTCTCCGGTTGGGTAGGGGATCAAGTTAACGATTTATTTGTATATGATCTAATGTACGCCAATATGGACGACCTGCACGGGCACGCTGCTGCTGCTAATGTTACTCCGATCGCTTCACTTGAGACTCTAAAATAGCGCCATATAGAGGACTAGTTTGCATTAGTTGCTCGTGATTTCCTTGTGCCACTAGCCGTCCTTTGTCAATTAGAAGAATGCGATCGGCGTTTTGCACGGTACTGATCCGCTGTGCTACCACAAACGTAGTGCAAGCTTTTTGCTGCATTAAATCATCAAGCGCGGCTTGGATCTGGGCGGCGGTTTGGGCATCCACTGCTGAAGTGCTGTCATCTAAAATTAGGATGCTGTAATTTGTGAGCAGGGTACGGGCGATCGCAATTCGCTGTTTTTGCCCACCCGATAAACCCACGCCTCGTTCCCCCACGACGGTTTCATAGCCTTCAGGCAAGCCCATAATAAAGTCGTGCATTTGGGCAGTCTTTGCCACCGCAATCACTTCTTCTAACGATGCGTTGGCTTTGGCGTAGGCAATATTTTCTCGAAGTGTGCCTGAAAATAACGTGGTTTCTTGAAACACAATGCCAATTTGCGATCGCAGGCTTGCTAAGGTAAAATCTCGCACGTCTCGCCCATCAATTCGCACTGAGCCAGCCGTCACATCATAAAAGCGAGGAATCAGGTTCATGATGGTGCTTTTTCCCGAAGCCGTCATGCCTAAAACGGCAATGAGTTCTTTAGGCTTGGTTTCAAAAGAGACGGCTTTGAGGGCTTCGGTGGTGGCTCCCGGATAGCGGAAGGAAACGTGCTCGAAGGTAATTCGACCACTACAGCTTGTGAACGGGGTGGCGTTGGGGCGATCGCGGATTTCGATTTCGGCATCAACTACTTCGTAAATCCGTTCGGCAGAAGCCGCAGCTTGGGCGATCGCGGGGGCAGCAAATCCTAGCAACAAAACGGGCTGAAGGATCAGCAGGAGGTAAGAGTTAAACGCCACCAGTTCGCCAATAGAAAACTGCCCGTTAATAACTTCCGAACCGCCATAGCCAAAGACGACGAGCGTTACTAAGTTGCTGAGTAAAAAGATGAGGGGGAAGGTATTGCGAATTGCCCGAATCGTTTTCATGTTTGTCCTAACAAGGACATGATTGAGATCGGTATAGCGCTGTGCCTCGGTTTTTTCTCGGACAAAAGCTTTGACGACACGAATACCTACTAGATTTTCTTGTAGTACCGCATTAAGGTCACTTAACTGTTCTTGAACTTGTCGAAATAGATCACCGTTTTGTGTAAAAAATCGAGCCAGTAACCATCCGGCAGCCGGTACAACGGTGAGGGTAATGATGGCTAACTGCCAGTTCATAATCAGCAGCACGATCGCTATTGCCACCAACGTCACAATAGAGCTTACAACTTGAACCAGACTCGTTCCCAAAAACGTTCTCACTTGTTCAATATCGCTAGTCACGCGAGTCAGCAATTGCGAGGTCTGAGACTGGTCATGATAGCTAAAGCTGAGGTTCTGAATTTTGCTGAAAATCTTATTGCGCAAATCATAAGCTACGCCCTGTGATGCAGCTTCTGCCCAAAAGCTTTGCCCAAAGTTGAACAAGCCCCGGGCGATCGCGGCAATCACCATTGCTCCAGCCCCATACAGCACCACCTGCAAATCTTTTTTAGCAATGCCCTCGTCAATGCCCCACCGGAAAAGCTGTGGCGTAGCAGCATTAGCCACCGTCAACAGCAGCAAACTTGCCACTGCACCTAAGGAAAGCCAACGGTATGCCCCCAGACTTTTGAGGACGCGCTGGAGCGATCGCATGGATGATGTTTCAGATGCTTCAAGTTGCTGTGCCACGGAAACCTCGCCAGAAATTGGGCTGCTCTTAGATTACCGTCTTCTTCCCCTTAGCACCTGTTAAAATTAGCCCAGGCGCGTTCTAAATACTCCCTATGACTTCGCTATTACCGCTCCCGCAAACTGCAATCTCTCAAAGGGCTGAAGTCGTTTATCCAAGCTCGGATGGTGAACCTTTGGCTGAAACTTCTGTGCATATTGACGCAATTATTAACGCAGTGGTGGCGTTGCGAAATTATGTAGAAGGGCAGCAGGCGATCGTCTTAGCTGATCAATTTCTTTACTACGTTCAGGGGTTTCCCAAGTTTCGTGTGGCACCTGATGTCATGGTAATTTTTAACGTTCCACCCGGAGCGCGAGACAACTACAAGGTTTGGGAAGAAGCACAGGTGCCTTCGGTCATTTTTGAAATGACTTCTGCGGGAACGAAGGATCGGGATGAGGTCGTCAAGAAAGATTTATATGAAAGTCTGGATGTGCCGGAGTATTGGCAGTTTGACCCGAAGGGAGAGTGGATTCTAGAGAAGCTGAGGGGATATCGATTACGCGATGGCGTTTATGTTCCTATCACCGATGGTCGCAGTGAGCCATTGCAATTGCGCCTGGAAGTGGATGAGTCGCTGATTGCTTTTTACCGGGAAGACACTGGGGAGAAACTATTGGCTTCAGATGAGTTGGTGCAAGCATTGCGGCAAGAAACTTTGGCACGGCAAGAGGCTGAGGCTTTGTTAGTGCAAGAGCAGCAGCGGGCGGATCAAGAGCAACAGCGGGGCGATCGATTAGCGGCAAGGTTACGAGAACTGGGAGAAGATCCAGATCTAATCTGATCAATGTTTATCCGAGGGCTGAGCCAAAGGGCCTCCTAAATCTGCTGCTTAATCAAATACCCCAATGTCTGCATTGCCCGCTCAATTTCAGCAGACCAAGGCAGACCACAGTTAAGCCGAAAACAGTTACGATAGCTTCCTGAAGCTGAGAAAACAACGCCGGGAGCAATACTAATATGATGTTGAAGAGCTTCCTGAAACAGGATCACTGAGTCGAAGCTAGGAAGTAATTCTACCCATAGGACTTGTCCACCTGTGGGGCGCGTAACTTTAGTTTCAGTAGGAAAGTAGGTACAGATAGCTTGGGTGATATGTGCCATTTGAGTTTGGTAGGCGTGGCGCAGTTGGCGGAGGTGGCGATCGTAGCCGCCATTAGCCAGAAATGCTGCGATCGCCAGCTGAGGTGCGATCGCAGTCGTTTGATTAATCACCCATTTCAATTGCTCTACTTTCATTTGATATCGTCCTGGCAATGCCCAGCCAATTCGCATTCCGGGCGACAAAATTTTGCTGTACGAGGCGCAGTACAAAACGAGTCCCTCTCGATCAAATGCTTTAAGCGCTTTAGGGCGAGTTCCTTCAAAATAAAGATCGCCATAAATATCATCTTCAATTAATGGCACTTGATATTGCGTAATCAGTTCAACTAACTGTTTCTTCTTAAGGTCATCCATGCAGCTTCCTAAAGGATTACTGAAGTTGGAGACTACTGCACAAGCTGCCACTTGGTTTTTCTCTAACGCTGCTTCTAAATGGGGCAAAGACATCCCCTCACGAGGATGGGTGGGCAGTTCTAACGCCTTAAGGTGCAGTACTTCTAAAGCTTCTAACAAACCGTAGTAAGTAGGAGATTCGATCGCCACTGTGTCGCCGGGCTTTGTGACTGCCTTAAGGGATAAATAAACCGCTTCAAAAGTGCCGTTAGTGGTAACAATTTGATCAGGGCTGACCGAGCAGCCAGCGGTTAATAATCGCCTTGCAACTTCATGGCGCAACGGTTCGCAGCCGGGCGGCACATCGTAGGAATGCGAAATCTCAGGCTGGTTTCGCAACACTTGCCCCATGAGCCGATTAAGAGCAGCGATCGGCAAAATTTCGCAGGAGGGAATGGCGCTGCCCAACTTAATGACTTTAGGATTATGACAGGTTCTGCTGACTTGGAACGCTAGAGAGGTATCAACGCTGTGTGCTTGACGGGAGGGCGTTGAAGGGTTGGGTTCAGCAGGTGCTAAGGACTGTTGAAGAGGTTGTTTGACGTAGTATCCCGACTGCGGGCGGGCACTGATAAAGCCTCGATCTTCTAAAAGTCGATAGGCTTCTAAGACAGTTGAAACGCTAACCGACCATTGTTCGCGGAGTTTGCGCACAGAAGGCAGCCGATCGCCCGGTTGCAGTGTTCCTTCTTTAATTAATCCGTGAATGCGATCGGCAACCTGTTCATACAAATTTTGATCTGGCGATGCTTCGATCACTTTGACCTTAATCATGTCCCATAACTCCAAGATTTTCGTATCGATCAGTTTCGTAGTGACCTATACAGTTACCCGCTATTATCACCATAACAGTTTCAAAAAATTAAACTGTATTCATAACAATTTAGCTTAATTGCATCTGTTCTGGTTAAAAGAGATCGATCAAGATAGAAGCTGGTGAATTTGGAGGGAGAGTTGATGAAACTAGAAAATTTATTACCATCTATTCGCGCTACCAGTACTGAGCATTCAACGCCAACGTTGCGCCCTTGGAAGGGCTTTGGGCTAGGGGAAATGGCTCAAAAACTGGTCAGTCTGTTATCTGGCGATCGGGAACCCAAGGTTTATCATCGGCGCGATCGCCAGGGATATTCTTACCTAGAAGTGTACGATCCCGCATCTCGCAAAACTCACACCTTCAAAACGACCCATGAAGCTAGAGTTTGGTTGGAGCGTCGCTATTATTCATGAAACAGGAAACACAAGCTTATCTCTGGGGGTTGTTAGGAGTAGTAGCATTTGGACTAACATTACCCGCAACTAAAGCCGCAGTTCCCTTATTTGGATTTGTCACAGTGGGTTTAGGACGGGCAGTGATTGCTGGCATTTTAGGGCTAGTTTTGCTGGTTGCAACCCGCAGCAAAATACCCACAAAACAGCAGCTTTTGAGGCTGGCGATCGTGGCATTAGGCGTAGTCTTTGGCTTTCCCTTTTTTAGTGCCTATGCCATGAAATCTATTCCGGCTTCCCATGGGGCAATTATTACAGGGTTAATTCCGCTCTTTACAGCACTATTGGGCGTTTTGTTAGCGAAAGAAAAGCCCTCTGCTGGGTATTGGGTGGCAGGGTTAGTCGGAAGTGGAACTATTATTAGCTATTCCATTTATATAGGGGGTGGCGTTTTGCACATTGCCGATGCAGCGCTGTTACTAGCTGTGATTAGTGCGGCGATCGGCTATGCAGAAGGGGCGAGGCTTGCAAAAGAGTTAGGAAGCTGGCGTGTCATTTGCTATGCCTTAGTCATTTCACTTCCCATTACTTTACCTGTTACACTACTGTATTCTGAAATGAATTCTCAATACAATGTGCTACCTGCCTGGATTGGATTTATCTATGTCAGCGTAATTAGTATGTTTTTTGGGTTCTTTGCTTGGTACAAAGGTCTGCAAATGGGTGGAATTGCCAAGATTGGTCAAGTGCAATTATTGCAGCCATTCGTGACGTTTTTTGCATCTTCAATTCTGTTCAAAGAACAAATTTCGCCATTGATGTTTTTGGTATTAGCGATCGTTCTGACTTCTGTTCATTTTGGGCGGAAAGCAAAGGTTATCAGGGAATAAGTTTAGCACTCTTTTATAGGTATCTCAAGACGATTCCTTGAATATATCCCGAAGAGTGTACTCACCTAAATATTTATGAGTTAACCTTTATCCATTGTGATTCTAATGATCGAATTAACAGGATTTGCACCGCCTGTCTCTTTTGCATCCTGCCGTCGTAACGCTAAGTTGCGATCGCCCGCTCCTTTCTTAGCGGAAATCGGTAGCGAAAACCGAAACGTGCTGCCTTTCCCCACCTGACTTTCTACCTCAATTGACCCGTTTTGCAACTCCACCAAGCGCCGACAAATCGCTAACCCAATGCCTGTGCCCCCAGAGTTGCGATCGCGCGATCGATCGGCTCGCCAAAATCGCTCAAACACATGGGGCAAATCTGCCGCCGCAATGCCCACTCCAGTATCGATCACGGCAATCCAAAGTTTGTCTGTTTCAGGCTTAACTGGAAGGCGCACCTGGACGGTAATAGAGCCATGGGGAGTGTAGCGCAA
It encodes:
- a CDS encoding HEAT repeat domain-containing protein; this translates as MTTPEAVQELLSSEDFGKRLSGINQLRTLDPELAFAMIQPAIADKNVRVRYAAVSQVSTLGKQNLTLALDILRRCLLEDPEPDVQAAAADALGGLQLTAAFEDLQNLYHRSSEWLVRFSIIAALGELGDTRAFELLETALHSGTELVKAAAIGSLGELGDDRAIPLLLPLVTDPDWQVRHRTAQALGHFDRPEIRTALESLSHDEVEAVAQQAHDFLNR
- a CDS encoding CBS domain-containing protein, translating into MSQTVADIMTPDPIVVSPETPLNEAIKILAEKRISGLPVINAVGKLVGVISETDLMWQETGVTQAPYFMLLDSVIYLENPAKHERELHKALGQTVGEVMTGKDIVTIKPDRAVRDAAQMMHEHKIHRLPVVDANGKVIGILTRGDIIRFMAAKQ
- a CDS encoding CRR6 family NdhI maturation factor, coding for MPTTITLTASHLENLDLAPAQAIIEPLLPDGATQDPKISFAIALPREPNDPRELSEIPEVRLWFIRLDAQYPWLPYVLDWEGGELARYVAMLVPHQFSPSEGIQFNPEALEIFMMHKVFVLANWMQQHNITSRTKLKFMTQMLGYELDDGFFELVGI
- the rplI gene encoding 50S ribosomal protein L9 — protein: MAKKRTQLVLSKDVSKLGNSGDLVEVAQGYARNFLMPQGLAVRVTPGILKQVERRREIERVRLLELKKVAEAQKATLEKSGQFSIEKQVGENDAIFGTVTNQEVSDVIKAVTGLEIDRRGITVPEIHSVGTYRIELKLHPEISATIEIQVVSN
- the dnaB gene encoding replicative DNA helicase, which encodes MVQELSFQGYSDRIPPQNVDAEEAILGGILLDPEAIGRVTELLRPEAFYTSAHQEIYKAAIALQAQGRPTDLMSITSWLSDRGILDKIGGQGRLAQLVDRTISAVNIDQYAQLVTEKYTRRKLIQAGTEIVQLGYDTNSSLEKVLDQSEQKVFSLAQDRGNRGLAATADILTSTFSDIESRSLGLVLPGISCGFYDLDAMTQGFQRSDLIIAAARPAMGKTSFVLNIARNIAAFHKIPIAVFSLEMSKEQLVYRLLSSEAQVESGRLRAGRISQTEWEPLGHAISVLSQLPLFIDDTPNITVSEMRSKARRLQAENGGALGLIMIDYLQLMEGGGDNRVQELSKITRSLKGLARELNVPIIALSQLSRGVESRTNKRPMMSDLRESGSIEQDADLIIMLYRDEYYNEDTPDRGIAEVIITKHRNGPVGTVKVLFEPQFTRFRNLASPNRP
- a CDS encoding P-II family nitrogen regulator, which produces MQPVKRIEIIASSHETSRILERMEKAGAPGYTLIRDVAGKSQWGSVDDDLPVTMLGNSYIISFCPEEKMQLIVDAVKPILDKYGGVCYVSDALSVPTAHRVKPF
- a CDS encoding sodium-dependent bicarbonate transport family permease; translated protein: MDINLILSNFLSPPILFFFLGMLAVAVKSDLEIPQPLPKLFSLYLLFAIGFKGGVELAKSGLSQTVFLTILASILMACVVPLYTFFILKIKFDTYNAAAIASTYGSISAVTFITASSFLDGLNIPFDGYMVAALALMESPAIIVGLILVNLLSDRNKGEVSWSEVLREAFLNSSVFLLVGSLVIGVLTGEHGQEVLKPFAYDIFYGVLTFFLLDMGLVAARRIKDLGKSGTFLISFAVLIPLLNAVVGVLLAMMLGMNKGDALLFAVLCASASYIAVPAAMRMTVPEANPSLYVTSALAITFPFNIIIGIPLYLSCINLLWR
- a CDS encoding ABC transporter ATP-binding protein/permease codes for the protein MRSLQRVLKSLGAYRWLSLGAVASLLLLTVANAATPQLFRWGIDEGIAKKDLQVVLYGAGAMVIAAIARGLFNFGQSFWAEAASQGVAYDLRNKIFSKIQNLSFSYHDQSQTSQLLTRVTSDIEQVRTFLGTSLVQVVSSIVTLVAIAIVLLIMNWQLAIITLTVVPAAGWLLARFFTQNGDLFRQVQEQLSDLNAVLQENLVGIRVVKAFVREKTEAQRYTDLNHVLVRTNMKTIRAIRNTFPLIFLLSNLVTLVVFGYGGSEVINGQFSIGELVAFNSYLLLILQPVLLLGFAAPAIAQAAASAERIYEVVDAEIEIRDRPNATPFTSCSGRITFEHVSFRYPGATTEALKAVSFETKPKELIAVLGMTASGKSTIMNLIPRFYDVTAGSVRIDGRDVRDFTLASLRSQIGIVFQETTLFSGTLRENIAYAKANASLEEVIAVAKTAQMHDFIMGLPEGYETVVGERGVGLSGGQKQRIAIARTLLTNYSILILDDSTSAVDAQTAAQIQAALDDLMQQKACTTFVVAQRISTVQNADRILLIDKGRLVAQGNHEQLMQTSPLYGAILESQVKRSE
- a CDS encoding Uma2 family endonuclease, which gives rise to MTSLLPLPQTAISQRAEVVYPSSDGEPLAETSVHIDAIINAVVALRNYVEGQQAIVLADQFLYYVQGFPKFRVAPDVMVIFNVPPGARDNYKVWEEAQVPSVIFEMTSAGTKDRDEVVKKDLYESLDVPEYWQFDPKGEWILEKLRGYRLRDGVYVPITDGRSEPLQLRLEVDESLIAFYREDTGEKLLASDELVQALRQETLARQEAEALLVQEQQRADQEQQRGDRLAARLRELGEDPDLI
- a CDS encoding PLP-dependent aminotransferase family protein, coding for MIKVKVIEASPDQNLYEQVADRIHGLIKEGTLQPGDRLPSVRKLREQWSVSVSTVLEAYRLLEDRGFISARPQSGYYVKQPLQQSLAPAEPNPSTPSRQAHSVDTSLAFQVSRTCHNPKVIKLGSAIPSCEILPIAALNRLMGQVLRNQPEISHSYDVPPGCEPLRHEVARRLLTAGCSVSPDQIVTTNGTFEAVYLSLKAVTKPGDTVAIESPTYYGLLEALEVLHLKALELPTHPREGMSLPHLEAALEKNQVAACAVVSNFSNPLGSCMDDLKKKQLVELITQYQVPLIEDDIYGDLYFEGTRPKALKAFDREGLVLYCASYSKILSPGMRIGWALPGRYQMKVEQLKWVINQTTAIAPQLAIAAFLANGGYDRHLRQLRHAYQTQMAHITQAICTYFPTETKVTRPTGGQVLWVELLPSFDSVILFQEALQHHISIAPGVVFSASGSYRNCFRLNCGLPWSAEIERAMQTLGYLIKQQI
- a CDS encoding DMT family transporter, translated to MKQETQAYLWGLLGVVAFGLTLPATKAAVPLFGFVTVGLGRAVIAGILGLVLLVATRSKIPTKQQLLRLAIVALGVVFGFPFFSAYAMKSIPASHGAIITGLIPLFTALLGVLLAKEKPSAGYWVAGLVGSGTIISYSIYIGGGVLHIADAALLLAVISAAIGYAEGARLAKELGSWRVICYALVISLPITLPVTLLYSEMNSQYNVLPAWIGFIYVSVISMFFGFFAWYKGLQMGGIAKIGQVQLLQPFVTFFASSILFKEQISPLMFLVLAIVLTSVHFGRKAKVIRE